The window TCCTGGTCACCCACCAACAGGAACGCCAACCGCACAAGAGCAAGCCGGTGGGCGCGGAATAACTCGGTCACGACTATGTCGGCCGACCCCTCGGCGCCCGGAGAACCGGGCGGGGCGTGGATGATCTCGGAGTTCATGTCTTCTACATGCACAAGCCCCCGAGGAGGTTGCGTCACGCCGACGCCTTCCTTTTGCGCCTGACCCTCGGCACCGCCCTGCTGGGGTTCCTGTAGTACTCGAGGAATTTCGCTGGGCTGTTCACGAGCGCGGCTGAACTGGAGTGGAGGAGCCGCTTGGAAGGTCGCTTCCCGGATCAGGAGTGATCGTTTCCCGTGAGCACGCTCAGATGATGTTCGATCGCCTCGCGCATGGCATCGTGTTGTGGGCCAAGAGCGAATTGCTGGTCGCTCCACCGGTCGTGCGGGTACAGCCATACCGGGTAACCGACGAGGTGGGCGGGCTCCCATTCGTAGCGCGGCCAGACATGTGCGTGGAGAAAGGCGTCGGTGTTTCCAAGGATTTCGAGGTTCACGCGCCGAAACGCCGGGTCCAGGCTGCGGCAGGCCTGTTCAACCGCCTCGCCGAGGTGATCCATGCTGGACAGGAAGGCCAATCGCTTGGTGCGAGGCAGGTCCGATAGCCGCTGCACGTTGGGGTCGTCTGCCAGCAGGACGGAGTAACCCGGCAGGAACTGGGTGTCGCCGATCACCGCGAAGCTCGCGTCGAGTCGTTTCATCACCGTGGGGTTACGGCCCTGCAGGGCACTGCCGATCCTGTCGGCTCGCCAATCGTTCAGCATGGTTGCTGACCTTATTGTTTCCGGGTCGCCGATCTACAGGTCCCGTCCGGGATCGCCGCTGTCCAGCACATGGCCACATTGAGCCAGGGGCTGGCTGAGGCCCTGAAGGGATCTTGCAGTCTTTGGGGTCAGCGATGCCATGTCGCCTACAGTGTGGAGTTGCAGCTATGCGTTGAGTGATGGCGGCGGTTCAGGACTGTCACGAGGGAGGCGATGGTGACGTCGCTGCTGATGAAGCTGGACAGGGCCGAGGAGTCCGCACGGCAGGAATACGTCGAGCTGTCCGGGCAGATGGAGGAGCTGCAGGAGCGGTTGGCCGTGGCGGAGCGTCGCCTGGAGCGACTGTCCATCGCGCGTGAGGAGCTGACCGCGCTGGAGGCGGCCGACGAGCTGGCGGAGGCGGGGCGCGGCGAAGCTTCCGATGACGATCATGCTGGCGCGGGCCATAGCGATCCGGGGGTTGCCGGGCATGGGGAGGTTCCCCAGGAGCGTCCGATTCTGCGGGGGTTGCGCAAGGACGCGGTGGTGTTGCTGGCTAGCTCTGATGAGCCGTTGCGGGCGCGGGAGGTGGTGCGGGCGCTGGGTCAGCAGGATGTCCGCGGTCAGGTGGAGGGGATGCGCGCGCGGCGCAAGCGGCTGGTGGTCGATGGCTGGCTGGTCGAGCGTGAGCAGGGCTTGTTCGCGATCGCCTCCGGGGTGAACGGGTTCGCCGGCGAAGGAGGCGCCGCCACGAGCTGAGCAGGGCTTGCCGATCTGGTGACCGGATCAAAAGAGTGATGCCGCCGAGTAGCAGCTCGACGGCACCGGGTTGCGTGAGCGCCCAACAGACCTAACTCCTTGAAGGCTCGCGCTTTCCGAGCGTAGCGCGATAGGTGATCGCTTGGAGGCTCTCGAGCCAAATGGCGGCTGCTTCTGCCCGGATGTCCGGGTTTTCGGGGTGGCGGAGAGGAGGCTCGACCATGCCGTCGATATCATCACGGCGTCCAGCTCGAGGTTCGGCGTCGTCATCGGGAGGCCGGGGTGCCCTCCGGCCACAGCCTGGCAGCGAGAGCGGTCTCCAGCAGGGCGATGGTGGCCACGTCCGGCCACGAACGCCCGGCAAGCAGGTCGGAGATGGACTGGCGGTTGACGCCGGAGGCGGCCGCCAGGCCGCGCAGGCTCAGGCGGCGTTCGGTCAGGATGCCGGCCAGGGTGGCGGCGATCGACTGGACGCCCGCCACCCAGGTGGCGGCCCCGCTCAGCGCCGAAGAGAAGACTCGGCCGGGTGGGAGTCGGGCCCCACCCGGCCGAACTCCGTCAGCCGACGGCGTACGTCCGACGACGTACGCACGAGTGATCGACTGGGTCACTGCCGCGCCCGACGAATCGGACACCGTCGCCCGCAGTGACACGAACCCGGCCTGGTCCGGGTTCGGCAGCACGGCCGTCCACCGCGTACCGACGCGCACGACCGGCACCTGCCGCCAGCCGGCGCCGGTGGACATCTCCAGCCGCATCGACGTGACCGACGCCTTCGCGGCGCCGGGATTGCGCTCCACCCACAGCGGCACGCGGGTCTTGCTGCCGGGCTTGGCGCGGTTGTGGTCGTCCAGCCCTTCGGGCGCGTACCGGACCGCCATGAGCGGCAGCGGCTGCTCCTTCGCCGTGGTCTTCGACCGGAACCGCCACACCGACTCCGTGCCGGTGGTGAGCGTCGAGTACGGGACCTCACGCTGCACGGACGCCGTCAGCGTGTAGTCGGCGCCTCCGGCGGGCAATTCGGCCTGGAGCCCGCACCCTTTCTGATCGTTGAGCCGGCAGTTCGCGATGTTACCCGTGGCGAGAGGGCTGCCGTTCCTGGCGAGCGTGACGGTGCCGGTGGCAGCGCTGTCCATACCCGTACGATCCGGGCCTCCGGTGGCGAGCATCCCCACCCCGGAGAAGGTCAGCCGATCCCCGGTACGGCTGCCGCCGGGCAGCAGGAACGACGGTCCGGTCACCGCCGCGTTCCACACCTCACTGCTCTCGCCCGGCCGCGCGACCTTACCGCCGTCGAAGGAGCGCGAGGTGCCGACCTCGATCCCGCTCTCGTAGGTCAGGCCGGGGGTCCGGTAGTAGACCACCGTGCCGGGCAGCGCGATCTCACCGACCGGCGACATCAGCGACCGACCCGGACGATCGGAGAACTGAAGCCCGGTGAGCGGCCTGCCCGTGGCCGCCACCCCCGAGGCCCGGTAGGTCACGGTGACCTTCGCGAGGTCGCGCCGCCTGACCTCGTGGGTGAGGTCCTCGGGGATGCCGTCGGTATGCCGGTCGTGGACGTCATAGACGAAGGGGCTGGGCGAGACGTCCTTGCTCACCCACGTCGTGCCCAGCGTGTACGTCAGGCCGGGGTTGCGGCTCGGGATGGCGTGAACAGCGCTGACGTCGTCGCCCGCGAACACCCAGGAACTCCAGGCGCCATGCTCCAGGCCCAGGGAGTAGCCGGGCTTGAGCCGGGCGTTCGGGTCGTCGAGCGTGACCTTGGCCGCTCGGCCCTTGCGGGCGTCCACCGTGAGCCGGCGGTCACTGTCCACCTTGACGGGCAGGTCGGCCAGCGTTTGGACGAAGGCGCCGTCGACGACCTCCTCGAGGAAGGCGTACAGATTCCAGTCGCCCTTCGGCAGCCGGATCGTGGCCACGCCCTGACGGAAGGCCAGCGTGTGGATCTCGCTCGTCTCGGCGTCGTAGAATTCCGCGATTATGGGGGTGGTCCGCTGCCCCTGCTTGTCGAGCAGTTCGATGGTGACGTCGTACGACTCCGGTTCGACGTACGCGCCGGCCGGCGTGCGGACGACCGTGTCACCCGACGTGGCGCTGATCACACCCGGGTGGTCGCCGGGGGCCTTGCCGGTGGCATCGATGGTGAGCGTGACCGTGGCCTCGCCCTTGGCCGGCACCGTGACCTGGGCGGCCGACGGATTGAGCACCTCGCTCTGCGTGGTCAGGTCCAGGGTGATCGGCGCGTCGGACGCGTTGGCATAGGTGATGGTTCTGGTCGCCGTCCGGGCGTCGTCGTCCCACGGGAAGGTCGCCCACAGCTCGCCCGTGGCGGTGACCTGCTGCTTCAGCCCGCGTTCGAGGTCGATAAGGCCGGTGCCCTGCTGGTAGGGGGTCGCGCCGTCGGCGGGCTTGGCGCTGCCGACCAGGGCGGCTTTGAGCCGCGCGCCCGTCCAGTCCGGGTGGCGCTGGGCCACGATGGCCGCCGCGCCCACGACGTGCGGCGCGGCCATCGAGGTGCCGCTCATGATCTGGTGGCCGCCGCTCGGTGCGGCGGCCATGATGGCGACGCCCGGAGCGGTCACGTCCGGCTTGATCGCGTGATCGCCGACGCGCGGCCCAATGCTGGAGAAGGGGGCCAGGACGCCCTGCTTGTCCACCGCGCCCACGGTGAGCGCCGCCTCGGCGCTGCCGGGGGTGCTCACCCTTCCGCTGGGGCCGTCGTTGCCCGCCGCCACGACGAACAGCGTCCCGGTACGCTCCGACAGCGTGTTCACCGCCTGCTCCAGCGGGTCGAGCTCCGGTCCGTCGACGTAGCCGAAGCTCATGTTGACGGCCCTGGCCTTGACCTCCATGGCGGCCCACTCCATGCCGGCGAGGATGGCCGAGTCCGTCGGGCCATTGGCGCCGCCCACCTTGCCGATCGCGAGGTTCGCCTCCGGCGCCACGCCGCGGTAGGTCTTGCCCCTGCCCGCGACGGTCGAGGCGACATGGGTACCGTGGCCGATGGGGTCGCTGATGTCGGGGTCGTCGCTGAAGTTCCGCGCGTGGACCACCGCGTCCTTCAGGTCCGGGTGGTCGGCGTCGTAGCCGGAGTCGAGCACCGCGACGGTGACGCCCTTGCCGGTGAGGCCCTGCTGCCAGGCTTGGGGCGCGCCGATCTGTCGCACGCTCTCGGCCAGCGAGTACGACTTGCGGCCGTCCAGCCAGAGCTTGGTCCCGCCCGCGAGGGTGCGTACGGAGGTCAGGTTCCGCCAGGTCGCGGCCGCCTCCGCCTTCGGCAGGCGGGTGGCGCTCATGCCGAGGGCAGACAGGTTCCGGGTCGCCCGTAGGCCGGTAGAGCCCTGGGAGATGACGGGGATGTCGGACCTGTCGGCGTCGCCGTAGCCCCATTCGAGGAGCTGGGTGACGTCGAACAGGCGCCGGTCGAGTGCGCCCTCGGCGATCAGGGGCGCGGCGTCGGACGGGATCACGTACAGGTGGCCGTCGCGTACCTGGCTCGCGAAGTTCACCTGCCTGCCGGGTCCCGGCTCAATGCGGTGACGCGCACCGGTGACCAGCACGCGATCACCGGTGATCAGGGTGACGCCGTTCTCCTCGGCGGACCGTTCGGCTGCCGCCGAGGCCGGCGTGGCGATGACCGCTCCCGCCAGGAGAGTGGCGACGAGCACCGTTCTTAACATCATATAAGTACTTGTCCGCCAAAGGCGGATGCCTTACAGATCTTCGGCGGGCCGGCCCGTTCGACCTGTCATCAATGAAGCTGCCACGAAGTGCATCGGATGGTCGCTAGGAGCTGTTTAGAGTTCGGATCATGTGGTTGAGGTGAGGAGTCTTAACCACAGGATCGAGCCCCGGAGGTAGAGCCCGGCCTCGTAGCTTTCCGGGGCCTTGTCGTAGCGGGTCGCCAGGCCACGCCAGGCCTTGATCTTCTGGAAGCAGCGTTCGATGGTGTTGCGCTGCCGGTAGCGCTCGGGATTGAAGGCGGCAGGCCGCCCACCGGCTGAGCCCTTCTTCTTCCGGTTGGCCTGCTGGTCGCTCTTCTCCGGGATGACCGCGCCGATCCTGCGGCGGCGCAGATAGGCACGGTTAGCCTTGGAGGAATAGGCCTTGTCCGCGGCCACCGCCGTCGGGCGGGTCCGTGGCCGGCCCACCGGTCCGGCCACGCGGATCTTGTCCAGGACAGTGGTGAATCGCGGGCAGTCGCCGGCTTGGCCGGGCGTGAGCACGAAGACCAGCGGCAGCCCGGCGGCATCGACCGCGGCATGGATCTTGCTGCTCAGCCCGCCCCGGGATCGGCCGAGCTCGGCAGCCTTCGCCCGCGCCTTGCGGCGTCGCCGAACGGCGGCGCGCTCGTGCGGCGGCGACGCGCCGGCCTCGGGTGTGGCCTCGGGCGCATCACCCGCAGCACCGGCGGCTGCTCCGGCAGCGGAGCCCCCTTTTCCTCGGTCAGCGCCTGCTCCAACGCATCCAGGGTCTCCCCGGCGACCGCCAGCCCGGCCGACTCCTGATGCGCCCGCACGATCGTAGAGTCCACGCTGACCAGCTCCAGCCCGACCTGTCCACGCGATGCGGCCTCGGCGATCAATGCGTCCATCAGCCCTTGGAACACCCCGGCCTTGGCCCAGCCGTTGAACCGGGAGTAGACCGTGGACCACGGCCCGTACCGTTCCGGCACGTCACGCCAGCCGGATCCGGTGCGAAACCGCCACAAGATCCCATTGAACTGATCACGCACCCGCCGCGGCAGCGGCCCGGTAGCCGCCACCGGCAGATGCGGCTCGATCAAAGCCCACTCGGCATCGGTCACATCGAAGCGCGCCACATCCGAGTTCTACCAGTCACGACCAGCCCAGCACCGACCCCACCAAG is drawn from Nonomuraea muscovyensis and contains these coding sequences:
- a CDS encoding diadenosine tetraphosphate hydrolase; this encodes MLNDWRADRIGSALQGRNPTVMKRLDASFAVIGDTQFLPGYSVLLADDPNVQRLSDLPRTKRLAFLSSMDHLGEAVEQACRSLDPAFRRVNLEILGNTDAFLHAHVWPRYEWEPAHLVGYPVWLYPHDRWSDQQFALGPQHDAMREAIEHHLSVLTGNDHS
- a CDS encoding S8 family serine peptidase — protein: MLVATLLAGAVIATPASAAAERSAEENGVTLITGDRVLVTGARHRIEPGPGRQVNFASQVRDGHLYVIPSDAAPLIAEGALDRRLFDVTQLLEWGYGDADRSDIPVISQGSTGLRATRNLSALGMSATRLPKAEAAATWRNLTSVRTLAGGTKLWLDGRKSYSLAESVRQIGAPQAWQQGLTGKGVTVAVLDSGYDADHPDLKDAVVHARNFSDDPDISDPIGHGTHVASTVAGRGKTYRGVAPEANLAIGKVGGANGPTDSAILAGMEWAAMEVKARAVNMSFGYVDGPELDPLEQAVNTLSERTGTLFVVAAGNDGPSGRVSTPGSAEAALTVGAVDKQGVLAPFSSIGPRVGDHAIKPDVTAPGVAIMAAAPSGGHQIMSGTSMAAPHVVGAAAIVAQRHPDWTGARLKAALVGSAKPADGATPYQQGTGLIDLERGLKQQVTATGELWATFPWDDDARTATRTITYANASDAPITLDLTTQSEVLNPSAAQVTVPAKGEATVTLTIDATGKAPGDHPGVISATSGDTVVRTPAGAYVEPESYDVTIELLDKQGQRTTPIIAEFYDAETSEIHTLAFRQGVATIRLPKGDWNLYAFLEEVVDGAFVQTLADLPVKVDSDRRLTVDARKGRAAKVTLDDPNARLKPGYSLGLEHGAWSSWVFAGDDVSAVHAIPSRNPGLTYTLGTTWVSKDVSPSPFVYDVHDRHTDGIPEDLTHEVRRRDLAKVTVTYRASGVAATGRPLTGLQFSDRPGRSLMSPVGEIALPGTVVYYRTPGLTYESGIEVGTSRSFDGGKVARPGESSEVWNAAVTGPSFLLPGGSRTGDRLTFSGVGMLATGGPDRTGMDSAATGTVTLARNGSPLATGNIANCRLNDQKGCGLQAELPAGGADYTLTASVQREVPYSTLTTGTESVWRFRSKTTAKEQPLPLMAVRYAPEGLDDHNRAKPGSKTRVPLWVERNPGAAKASVTSMRLEMSTGAGWRQVPVVRVGTRWTAVLPNPDQAGFVSLRATVSDSSGAAVTQSITRAYVVGRTPSADGVRPGGARLPPGRVFSSALSGAATWVAGVQSIAATLAGILTERRLSLRGLAAASGVNRQSISDLLAGRSWPDVATIALLETALAARLWPEGTPASR